One genomic region from Electrophorus electricus isolate fEleEle1 chromosome 23, fEleEle1.pri, whole genome shotgun sequence encodes:
- the cux2b gene encoding homeobox protein cut-like 2, with protein sequence MAADVGSMFQYWKKFDLRRLQRELNSVAAQLAERQEESEHSHKHLVELSREFKKNVPEEVREMVAPVLKSFQAQVVALSQRSREAETAFLGVYKQLIEAPDPAPVLEEHLAELQRSPPDGEAPVREVSGRWRKRPECLNDAEGPEEGPPTLQRVASAERRAHMMTPNSTQGLPDGDSPLHNHQGLQEREAGDPDTSLSVKLAHAEDKIKALQSSLSDAQAELQELKCKYKKEMDSKAEEVGVLRTNLETANQRADLAQRKVDGLREELASTRGSSKGGGPPDESPSEGRVERREASPPSLLEAALFSKDREILRLLESVQRLQFTLQEVQDSSAGQIAQLERQLACKAEAIERLEAKLQSQLDYEEIKTELSIFKAMKLTSTNGGPSQESTKASESLLMDKEAFLSSHKCLLDKARVLHSNDEDQSDASSKDLGRPTSSYSSPPGALPMDGRSSSSSPGPPNPDGVAAAHDLPRPFSASPFSGEKLSGDQLLQKQLLSPHFKKDGASLLAFPTALFAAKAALVSANPGSSGQAALEAGLPADQSESGGGGGDEDRLDTAEIAYQVKEQLLKHNIGQRVFGHYVLGLSQGSVSEILARPKPWRKLTVKGKEPFIKMKQFLSDEQNILALRTIQVRQRGSITPRIRTPETGSDDAIKNILEQAKKEIQSQRGADSKSSLGGSSGRSSGGGGNSDETIKGILEQARREMQAQQQALLEIEVCGRPSTADRLGPLEPCRGLPGAVPAYIKQEESAGSVAAACAAGSAGGPPAPLSVLSPAAFVQSIIRKVKSEIGEAGAYFDQHWSAERGPFPTPRPFGSASPSLSSSSSSTGPSSLPRAWPRGENSEGLPGADDALSADEEPLLNRPVEVKVEPEAPLSSEPPCGGGRVGYYPSYIPRTLKPTVPPLTPEQYEMYMYREVDTIELTRQVKEKLAKNGICQRIFGEKVLGLSQGSVSDMLSRPKPWSKLTQKGREPFIRMQLWLLDQLGQGLSQQAGHVHGQDKSPVTAGSSPSPPLSPEESQPGLALEPVSLALESSKENQHPHPQHAEPLMGKPGAGTLAAAQPHAPLGIQELVAMSPELDTYAITKRVKEVLTDNNLGQRLFGESILGLTQGSVSDLLSRPKPWHKLSLKGREPFVRMQLWLNDPHNVDKLRDMKKIEKKAYLKRRYGLLSPGSDGDSPGTRSECVSPGLSPADPCPFGQAKKPRVVLAAEEKEALRRAYLQEPYPSQHTIEVLAAQLNLKTNTVINWFHNYRSRMRREVLLEGPQDNDVDIEPQSCSPSVAYSPTSDVDDKRQAPPVRSNGPGPLPVKQEAGEPEEEEEAELHARQARCSSLGVQFPQLKAEKEEQASGYRDAALPPDCPQGLREDEASSSGQTRGLLTGPLSCEGAQRSSLAARDGEDADKSPVDPVSFKASSEPCRGSLEVSLNSPSAASSPGLMMSVSPVPSCSAPISPSQPNPPTPGTHPGLEPPPGAGYSAEPPSLHGGRLCKSTQRRNEKMANLNNIIHRLERAANREETLEWEF encoded by the exons ACCCAGCTCCGGTGCTGGAGGAGCACCTGGCTGAGCTGCAGAGGTCGCCCCCGGACGGAGAGGCCCCGGTCAGGGAGGTCTCGGGCCGCTGGAGGAAACGCCCGGAGTGCCTTAACGACGCCG AAGGCCCGGAGGAGGGCCCACCCACACTCCAAAGGGTGGCGTCAGCGGAGCGGCGGGCCCATATGATGACCCCAAACAGCACACAGGGCCTCCCAGACGGTGACTCCCCCCTCCACAACCACCAGGGCCTGCAGGAAAG GGAAGCAGGTGACCCGGACACGAGCCTCTCTGTCAAACTGGCCCATGCGGAGGACAAGATCAAAGCGCTCCAGTCAT cactGAGCGATGCCCAGGCTGAGCTTCAGGAGCTGAAGTGTAAATATAAGAAGGAAATGGATTCCAA GGCGGAGGAGGTAGGCGTGCTCAGGACCAACCTGGAGACGGCCAACCAG AGAGCAGATCTGGCCCAGAGGAAGGTGGACGGACTGAGGGAAGAGCTTGCCAGCACCCGCGGCTCTTCTAAAGGCGGCGGCCCTCCAGACGAGAGCCCCAGCGAG gggagggtggagaggcgAGAGGCCAGCCCACCCTCGCTCCTGGAGGCGGCCCTCTTCTCCAAGGACAGGGAGATCCTCCGCTTGCTGGAGAGTGTCCAGAGGTTGCAGTTCACCCTACAGGAGGTGCAGGACTCCTCGGCGGGCCAGATCGCCCAGCTGGAGCGCCAGCTAGCCTGCAAGGCCGAGGCCATAGAA AGACTAGAGGCTAAACTACAGTCTCAGCTAGACTACGAGGAGATCAAAACAGAACTCAG catttttaaagcaatgaAGCTGACGTCTACGAATGGAGGCCCATCGCAG gaatcTACCAAAGCTTCAGAATCTCTGTTGATGGACAAAGAGGCCTTCCTGTCCTCCCATAAATGTTTGCTGGACAAAGCCAGGGTCCTACACAGTAACG ATGAAGACCAGTCCGATGCCTCCAGTAAGGACCTGGGTCGACCTACGAGCTCATACTCCTCCCCCCCAGGGGCGTTACCAATGGACGGCCggtcctcctcctccagcccaGGGCCACCCAATCCCGACGGGGTGGCCGCGGCCCACGACCTCCCGCGCCCTTTCTCCGCGTCTCCCTTCTCCGGCGAGAAGCTCTCCGGGGACCAGCTCCTGCAAAAGCAGCTCCTCTCGCCGCACTTCAAGAAGGATGGCGCCTCCCTCCTGGCCTTCCCCACTGCGCTGTTCGCTGCCAAGGCCGCCCTCGTGTCGGCCAACCCAGGCTCCTCGGGCCAGGCGGCCCTGGAGGCGGGCTTGCCCGCCGACCAATCGGAAAGCGGCGGCGGGGGCGGCGACGAGGACCGGCTGGACACGGCGGAGATCGCCTACCAGGTGAAGGAGCAGCTGCTTAAACACAACATCGGGCAGCGCGTGTTCGGCCACTACGTGCTGGGCCTGTCACAGGGCTCGGTCAGCGAGATCCTGGCCCGGCCCAAACCCTGGAGGAAGCTGACGGTCAAGGGGAAGGAGCCCTTCATCAAGATGAAGCAGTTCCTGTCGGATGAACAGAACATCCTGGCCCTGCGCACCATCCAGGTCCGCCAGAGAG GAAGCATCACTCCTCGCATCCGAACTCCAGAAACTGGGTCAGACGATGCCATCAAGAACATTCTGGAACAGGCGAAAAAAGAGATCCAGTCCCAACGAGGGG CTGACAGCAAGTCCTCCCTGGGCGGCTCCTCTGGACGCAGTAGTGGTGGAGGAGGTAACTCCGATGAGACCATCAAGGGCATCCTGGAGCAGGCCCGTCGGGAGATGCAGGCGCAGCAGCAGGCCCTGCTGGAGATAGAGGTGTGTGGCCGACCCTCCACCGCCGACCGCCTGGGCCCGCTCGAACCCTGCAGGGGCCTGCCGGGCGCCGTGCCCGCCTACATCAAGCAGGAGGAGAGCGCCGGGTCGGTAGCGGCGGCGTGCGCAGCCGGCTCCGCGGGCGGGCCCCCGGCGCCGCTCAGCGTCCTCTCGCCGGCCGCCTTCGTCCAGAGCATTATACGCAAGGTCAAGTCGGAGATCGGCGAGGCCGGCGCGTACTTCGACCAGCACTGGTCGGCCGAGCGGGGCCCGTTCCCTACGCCTCGTCCCTTCGGCTCTGCCTCCCCATcgctctcctcttcctcctcctccacggGGCCCTCGTCCCTGCCCCGGGCCTGGCCACGTGGAGAAAACAGCGAGGGCCTACCCGGCGCCGACGACGCCCTGAGCGCCGATGAGGAGCCCTTGCTGAACCGGCCCGTGGAGGTGAAGGTGGAACCCGAGGCGCCCCTGAGCAGCGAGCCGCCCTGCGGAGGGGGCAGGGTAGGCTACTACCCCTCCTATATCCCCCGCACACTCAAACCCACGGTGCCGCCCCTGACCCCCGAGCAGTACGAGATGTACATGTACCGCGAGGTGGACACCATCGAGCTCACCCGACAAGTGAAGGAGAAGCTAGCGAAGAACGGAATCTGTCAGAGGATCTTTGGGGAGAAG GTGCTGGGCCTTTCCCAGGGCAGCGTGAGCGACATGTTGTCTCGCCCCAAACCCTGGAGCAAGCTCACCCAGAAGGGCAGGGAGCCGTTCATCCGCATGCAGCTGTGGCTTCTGGACCAGCTCGGCCAGGGCCTGAGCCAGCAGGCCGGCCACGTCCACGGCCAGG ACAAAAGCCCAGTGACGGCCGGTTCGTCGCCGTCCCCGCCCCTGAGTCCCGAGGAGAGCCAGCCCGGCCTGGCCCTGGAGCCCGTCAGCCTGGCCCTGGAGAGCAGCAAGGAGAACcagcacccacacccccagcatGCAGAGCCCCTCATGGGCAAACCCGGCGCGGGCACGCTGGCCGCCGCGCAGCCCCACGCCCCACTGGGCATCCAGGAGCTGGTGGCCATGTCCCCGGAGCTGGACACCTACGCCATCACCAAGAGGGTGAAGGAGGTGCTGACCGACAACAACCTGGGCCAGCGTCTGTTCGGCGAGAGCATCCTGGGTCTGACCCAGGGCTCCGTCTCGGACCTGCTGTCCAGACCCAAACCCTGGCACAAACTCAGCCTGAAGGGGCGCGAGCCCTTCGTCCGCATGCAGCTATGGCTCAACGACCCCCACAACGTGGACAAACTGCGGGACATGAAGAAGATAGAGAAAAAAG CCTACCTAAAGCGCCGCTACGGCCTGCTGAGCCCCGGCTCGGACGGCGACTCCCCCGGCACCCGCTCGGAGTGCGTCAGCCCCGGCCTGAGCCCCGCAGACCCATGCCCCTTCGGCCAGGCCAAGAAGCCCCGGGTGGTGCTCGCCGCAGAGGAGAAGGAGGCGCTGAGGAGGGCGTACCTCCAGGAGCCCTATCCGTCCCAGCACACCATCGAGGTGCTGGCCGCCCAGCTCAACCTCAAAACCAACACCGTCATCAACTGGTTCCACAACTACAG GTCACGGATGCGGCGGGAGGTCCTCTTGGAGGGTCCTCAGGACAACGACGTGGACATCGAGCCTCAAAGCTGCTCTCCCTCCGTGGCCTACAGCCCAACCTCGGACGTCGACGACAAGAGACAGGCCCCCCCGGTCCGTAGCAACGGCCCCGGGCCGCTCCCCGTCAAACAGGAGGCCGGCGagccggaggaggaggaggaggccgaGCTTCACGCGCGGCAGGCCAGGTGCTCCTCCCTGGGCGTCCAGTTCCCGCAGCtgaaggcagagaaagaggagcaggCATCCGGCTACAGGGACGCGGCCCTACCCCCCGACTGCCCGCAGGGTCTCAGGGAGGACGAGGCAAGCAGCAGCGGCCAGACCCGGGGCCTCCTCACGGGGCCCCTCTCCTGCGAGGGCGCCCAGAGGAGCAGCCTGGCGGCGCGCGACGGCGAGGACGCCGACAAGTCGCCGGTGGACCCGGTCAGCTTCAAAGCCTCGTCGGAGCCATGCCGCGGCAGCCTGGAGGTGTCCCTCAACTCCCCATCTGCTGCTTCCTCGCCCGGCCTCATGATGTCCGTCTCCCCTGTGCCGTCCTGCTCCGCCCCCATCTCCCCATCCCAGCCCAACCCGCCCACGCCGGGCACCCACCCCGGGCTCGAGCCCCCGCCCGGGGCCGGCTACAGCGCGGAGCCTCCGTCGCTCCACGGCGGCAGACTCTGCAAGAGCACCCAGAGACGCAACGAGAAGATGGCCAACCTGAACAACATCATCCACCGGCTGGAGCGGGCGGCCAACCGCGAGGAGACCCTCGAATGGGAGTTCTAG